One region of Vitis vinifera cultivar Pinot Noir 40024 chromosome 1, ASM3070453v1 genomic DNA includes:
- the LOC100255760 gene encoding uncharacterized protein LOC100255760 encodes MGFIMEFAENLILKLMEDPKERDRRARERLYAVKDRCDRTKEIWSFPIRPYGFWTFERHNSQLAWDPQISQVPGRRDPYDDLLQQNFYKSK; translated from the coding sequence ATGGGGTTTATAATGGAGTTTGCTGAGAATTTGATTCTGAAGCTGATGGAGGATCCAAAGGAGAGGGATCGAAGGGCCCGAGAGCGCTTGTATGCGGTGAAGGATCGATGCGACAGGACCAAGGAGATATGGTCCTTTCCGATTCGCCCTTATGGATTCTGGACTTTCGAGCGCCACAATTCTCAGCTCGCTTGGGACCCTCAGATTAGCCAGGTGCCCGGTCGGAGGGACCCCTACGACGACCTTCTCCAACAGAACTTTTACAAGTCCAAGTAA
- the LOC100266036 gene encoding chlorophyll a-b binding protein, chloroplastic: protein MASVCASSAMAAVATISPSSQKTGSVVGATKASFLGGKRLSLKKFTAPAAGTRSFTVSAAAADPNRPLWFPGSTPPPWLDGSLPGDFGFDPLGLGSDPETLKWMVQSEIVHCRWAMLGAAGIFIPEFLTKIGILNTPSWYTAGELEYFTDKTTLFIVEMIFIGWAEGRRWADIIKPGCVNTDPIFPNNKLTGTDVGYPGGLWFDPLGWGSGSPDKIKELRTKEIKNGRLAMLAVMGAWFQAIYTGTGPIDNLFAHLADPGHATIFAAFTPK, encoded by the exons ATGGCCTCTGTCTGTGCCTCCTCCGCCATGGCTGCTGTTGCCACCATCTCTCCCAG TTCTCAGAAGACTGGGTCTGTTGTGGGAGCAACCAAGGCCTCTTTTCTTGGGGGGAAGAGACTGAGCCTGAAGAAGTTCACGGCACCGGCAGCTGGGACGCGGTCTTTTACTGTATCCGCGGCGGCGGCAGATCCTAACAGGCCTCTTTGGTTCCCAGGCAGCACCCCTCCTCCATGGCTTGATGGCAG CCTTCCTGGAGACTTTGGTTTCGATCCCCTTGGCCTTG GATCTGATCCAGAGACACTGAAATGGATGGTTCAGTCAGAGATAGTGCACTGCAGATGGGCAATGTTGGGAGCAGCTGGAATTTTCATCCCAGAGTTCCTAACAAAAATTGGGATACTAAACACCCCATCCTGGTACACTGCTGGAGAATTGGAGTACTTCACCGACAAAACCACACTCTTCATTGTTGAGATGATTTTCATCGGTTGGGCTGAGGGGAGAAGATGGGCTGACATCATCAAGCCTGGGTGCGTCAACACTGACCCCATTTTCCCCAACAACAAGCTCACCGGGACTGATGTTGGCTACCCAGGTGGGCTCTGGTTCGACCCTCTTGGCTGGGGAAGCGGTTCGCCCGACAAGATCAAGGAGTTGAGAACAAAGGAGATCAAGAATGGGAGATTGGCTATGTTGGCTGTGATGGGTGCTTGGTTCCAAGCCATCTACACTGGCACTGGCCCCATTGACAACCTCTTTGCCCACCTTGCTGATCCCGGACATGCCACCATTTTTGCT GCTTTCACCCCCAAGTGA